In one Oncorhynchus nerka isolate Pitt River linkage group LG7, Oner_Uvic_2.0, whole genome shotgun sequence genomic region, the following are encoded:
- the LOC115132704 gene encoding small integral membrane protein 13-like encodes MWQSVGLTVLVIVATLVCALLFMVFGWYVVWQLFLSKFKFLREMLGDTGSPQTETQPSESKSKHTSPPTQRQRLKTARQRVVPPENTT; translated from the exons ATGTGGCAAAGCGTTGGTCTAACTGTGCTGGTTATTGTGGCCACCCTTGTGTGTGCGTTGCTCTTCATGGTGTTTG GTTGGTATGTTGTCTGGCAGCTCTTTCTGTCCAAGTTCAAGTTCCTGCGTGAGATGTTGGGCGACACCGGATCTCCACAGACAGAGACCCAGCCGTCCGAATCAAAGAGCAAGCATACCTCTCCTCCAACCCAACGCCAGAGGCTCAAGACTGCCCGCCAGAGGGTTGTTCCTCCTGAAAACACTACATAG